The DNA region tttttttttttttttttttttgaggcggagtctcgctctgtcgcccagactggagtgcagtggccagatctcagctcactgcaagctccgcctcccgggtttacgccattctcctgcctcagcctcccgagtagctgggactacaggcgcccgccacctcgcccggctagtttttgtatttttagtagagacggggtttcaccgtgttagccaggatggtctcgatctcctgacctcgtgatccgcccgtctcggcctcccaaagtgctgggattacaggcttgagccaccgcacccggccaactttcTTAAATTAATTACGTGAAGTCTGTATTCTTTATCATGTGTAACCGCCAAAGTCTCTGTTCTGTTTGCTTATTGACCAGCTAATagatagagattttttttttaatttcttgaactAATAACTCTGGAACCAACAAGTCTCCCAGTCTTTGCCAAGCACTTCTGCATGTGTGTTTTGGGGCATGCCTTCAATGATCAGAAAGACAGTTTACagctctgccttagccttcacttcTTACTTGTGCAGAGCCTCAAGGTCAGCCAGAGGTGAGAGATTAGGGCCTTCTCAGGTCTTTCCTGGGAATGTGTGTAGCCCTGCACATGCACATGGCTTTTTAGATTCCCAGGGATTTGTCCAAGCTTTTCAAACCCCCTACAGACCTCATTCCTCAGgggtttattttacattttttactcaGTCTTTTGTTAGTCCCAACTGGAATCACGGCCTCAGAACGTTACAATGTTGAAAAATTCCAACTGATTATTTTTGACAAACATCTTAGCAATATAGCTGTTCACACAGAGTATGTTCTGAGTCAGGTCAGATAAAGAAAAGTCCGGAGGACGAAACTTTACAGGCAACTTCCAAAAAGGTCACAAAGTGACAGTTCTCTGGGGATGAGGCTTTTTGGGAAGCTCCAAACCTGTTCTGTTTCCTTCCATCGGCTGCTAGTTTGCTAATCTTCACAGTTACCATAGTTGCAAAGGCCCTCATGGAGGTGGGGTGAAGTGAGTGGGACCAGGGCTACTTGAAATGCCCTAACGCTCATAGTTCTTAATGATATTCaaccatttttcttaaataaatgctcCCAGATTGTTGCAAGGATTTGGTTAACTTCCAAAATTCTGGAAAACttattttgaccattttttgctagtgttctcattgttttaatgAAGGAGTTGATTTTTCAGAGTTATTTATGCCACCATTCTGTCAGTGTTTCTCTTGAAGGAACACATAGTAAATATTATCTTGATTCTAAtctacattttgtttctttctactcACAAAGTTGcatatttctttcctcttcttcagtGAGTAAGTCATAAAATTCAGAAAGGAGATGTGAAAAagcatattttctgatttttttttgttctatggTGTTATGGAAGAATGTATCAGGAACAAGGTAAACCTAAGCTGtttctttccaaataaatataaataatatataagtaGATGTAAGTTCAGAAGCATAGTCTTTCTCATTCTATGCTAGTCACTAAATGAATTGGGGATCGGAGACTTCTTTGATTAAGGAGAGGTGGAAGAGGGTATGTAATCCAGGAAAAGAGGGTTTTTGTGCCTGGGTTTCCTGCAGTGAGAAGAGCGGGACTTCTCAACAGACCAGGTATATGATGATTATACAACTCTGAATTTCACTTGCTGGTATTTACGTCTTCTCAATGGCTTTCTTCAAACAGCAGATGCTGAAATGAGAGGTGTAAAAAAAAACCATATTCAGGACATTCCCCTTCCTAAGCAAAACTGCAATTTGCAAAATCATCGGTGACAGGTAATGGTGACTGGTGCTTCATTACTGATGATGTCTTGGGCCAAATTCCAGAAGCCAATGTATATTCAGAAGGGGCAGGGAGAAGATCTGCACGTATGACTTCACCCAGAAGCCCTGGCATATAAACAAGAGGTGAGTCAGTTTTACCCAATACCAGGCCTAGCACTTTCCAAACAGATTGAGACCATGGCAGTCCTCCATGCCATGCTGCTGTAGCCACTGAAGAtgtttctgtgcctcagtctgcAGCTTTCTTCTGCCACCTTTATACGGTACAGTAACACCTGCTTCACCTTTGATGAATAATACACCATCACCCTAGACATCAAGGCCAGTTCACATATCTACGAAAGCAATGCAGTCTATTCTGGTGAGTAGAAGCCATGCTCTCTGCTGTACTTTGTTCCCTGAGGGAAATTAACCAGAATTTCAGAACACACTCCTCTATCGCTACTCACAATTATACAAAACATGTGTCTTCTGAACCAAATGGGAagcaagggaaggaagagaaagaatgagaattaAGGGAGTGGGTTTGGAGGCGGGGGGCTATTTCTGCATGTTCCTTGTGAACTCAAGCCACAGGAGTGAGAAAGCCCCAACCCCAGATTCACTGAGTTCCGGCAAGAACATGCTTGGGGTAAATCCTCCGACTTAAATAAAACAGGCACTTTTATCATTTTAAGGGATAATCATTGCATTCCAGTGtgtaatcttttctctttttgtttttgtttttctgaagacagagtctcacttcatcacccaggctggaatgtaatggtacaatttcagctcactgcaacctctgcctcctggcttcaagcaattctcatacctcagcctcccaagtagctgggattacaggtgtgcaccaccacacctggctaattttttgtatttttagtagagatgggacttctccatgctgaccaggctagtcttgaactcctggcttcaagtgatccacccacctcagtcactcaaagtgctggaattacaggtgtgagccaccacacccagcctccagtgTGTAATCTTTTCATATCTATTTGACAAAATGATGCTGCTGGGGATAACTGTATACTGCATTTAGTCCGTttctgaaaaaaatctaataaactaTACAGGGGAAGTATTACCAACCCACTTTATGTATGAGAAGCCTGAGGCCAAGGGAAATTAAATGACGTGCCCAGAGTCTCCCTTCTAGTAAGTCATAGAACTGGCTCTTGAATCTTAGTCTGTTCATTCTTAATCCAATACTTTTCTTAGAGGTGTCTAGTAGATATTTTTTATATATCCCTTTTCGAATCAGCCAAACCTAAAAGTCAAGGAATATGCTTTCTAATTAGTTTCATAATAATAACACTTCATATGGTGTTTACATGTAATAGTGACCTATTAGGGAGATACCATTCCCATTCCcatttttgtagatgagaaacagagacagaTGCTAAGTGACTCTTGCTCAGGTCCCAGAGCTACTTAAATGGTGAAGCTAAGATATGAACCAGCATTCCAGCTTCAGAGACCCTGCCTTTAACCACTATATACTCTTCCTTACAGTAATGAGAGCTAACACTTCTTACGATGTGCTGGGCATGTTTTAGGAGTAGATGCTGTTATCATTTTACAGAcgagaactgaggcacagagaagttacaAATTTACACTAATAAGTAACCGAGCTATGATTTGAATCTAAATAGCACAGCCAAAACTCGTGCAGCTTTTTGTCCAGCCAGGCTGTCCAGCTTCAGAACCTGTGTTATCCCGCCTTTCTTAAAAGTCTAACTAACTTTTGCAAAGACCACCAGGGTGATCTCCACACTCACAGTCTAGGTCTCAGACTTCAGCAGGTGAACAATCATGGCATGCCTCACGCGCTCACCTTGCTTATCTTTTGTCTTACTTTTAAATGAAGACTGACACTATGTGCTTCAGTTGTGATGGGGCCAGCTACATCCCACTCCCTCAGACAGTCGATATTGTCCTGACAGTGCAGGGAGGATAATCTTGTAATTCAAGATGAGCACAGGTGGACGGACATCTGTGCAACTTGGGGGAGAGCCTGAGGGGTCAGAGGCACTACTGCAAAAGAGATCACAAGCCTCTGGCATTTAAGATAATACCTCTCCAGTTGAAAGATTTTGCTAATGCAATGGAAGAGAAATCTATCACtgagcacggtggttcacacctgtaatctcagcgatttgggaggtcaaggcaggcaaattgcttgaactcaagggttcgagaccagactgggcaacatggagaaacttagtctttacaaaaatcacaaaaattagccagacgtggtgatgcgtgcctgtgatcccagctactcaggaggctgaggtgggaggacagcttaaacccgggaggtggaagttgcagtgagctgagaccacgtcactgcactccagcctaggtgacagagcaagactccatctcaaaacaaaaaaaaagaaatctatcatGTGAAGATGCCATGGAGGGGGAGACATGGGAGCCTTCTGAAAGTAGAAAGACAGGAGAAAGATAAGTCAACATGATCCACTGGGGTGAAGGGGATCACAGCAGTCACAGAGGCGTTAGGGAGCAGGGAAAGGGAAcagggaaagaggagaagaacTAAGGTTCCTTGAATGCCCACTAATGCCATGTACCCCCAAACTTTATCCAATTCcatttcaaaacagaaatgtgCTGTGAAAGCTCTGTGGCAAATTGACTCATGATACAAATGATTTAAGTCGAGGGTCAAAATCCTCGCCCACGGAGATGTGAATTGCCAGATCCCACACCCGTGGTTACACAGCAGGCTCCACGATTGCCTTGCAGGTGTTATTGCCAGAACTCAGGACTTCTGGAGACTCTGAGTAAACGGCCATCCAGGCCAATTGCTTTTCCTTATTTTggtttggaaattattttaaactctgGGGCTATGTCAACATTGGTAAACCGTGTGTAAATGGCTTGGCAGGTCCCAAGAGACAACTGCAGCTCAAGCAACATCTTAGAACAGGTTTCCTGggtctgttttggtatcagtgaAAGAAATCCTTAATACAGTGACATTTACACTAAGACTGTGCTGAGCAACgatctgcctttttaaaaaaaaaaaaaaaaaacttctatggGCAAGAGGGATGTGATTTGCTTGCTTTTCTTGCTAAACTTTAAGTCTTAAGGGCATTATACAACATTGGATGCATGACTTTTAAAATCAACCAATGAGAAGTTACTTAGGGCCCTCCAGAGGCCCAACACTGGGCTGTCCAGATACCAACACAGATGAAATCACAGCATGTAGCACAAAGTAGAATATGATTAagaactcaacagaaaaaaaagaaaaaagaagaaaagaaaaaaaagaatgagagctaAAAAGGGATAAATTGGACCAGCGGTGGGACATAAGCAAGCTGTTGAAGTGGAAGAGGGGATGTGATGTATGATGAGAGGGAAGGAAGGCTTTCAGGCAGGCTGCCAGAGGTGAGCAAGGATCAGGGGCAGGTGCATTTGCAGAAAAAGGGAAAGACTGGCTGCCTTTAGAGTGGGAATACAAACAGCAGGCTGAGGCTAGGTTCTTATAGTCCAAAAACATGTGTTGGATACTGTAATCAACAGACCAGAGGCAGAAATATAAAAGCAGAAATGTTGACATGCTCTAGAAGGAAGGACCCTTTGAAGGTTTGGACAGGAGTGTGTTCTGATGGACGTGTTGCATAAGGAAGTCTGGTCTGGCCGCAGCATGTTGCAAGGCCACCTAAAGGAGAAGAACCTAAGGCCAGAAATCCAGAAAATGTGAGTGCCTAAGAGGGAAGAAACAGGACTTAAACCAGAGTGGAAGGGGAAAAGCAGGACAGGGCACACCTGTGCAGAGCTCACACTGACGATTATCTGGATGACACTGTCTCTGCTCACCTTCTACTGCACCTGACACACAGATCTAGAACAGCTGCCAGGTGCTCATTGAGCAAGCTGAGGTCTGTGGGATCTGCATCACCCGACCGTGGCTGGCAAAACTAACAACTAGAACACAGAACTGCAGTGTGCATATAGTCACATAATAACAATTGCAACGTGTCCAGTACTCCCCAAGTGTTAAAATCTTCACATTCTTCTCTTTACTCTCCAGGACCTTTCAAAATAGGTATCATGATCTCAGATAATGAAGGATAACGTCATTATCCCCAGACCTAGAACCAGGCCAGGTGCAAAGTGGGCACGcaagaaatatttatggagtgaATGATGAACAATAAGGAAGCCAAGGCTCGGAGGTGAAATGACTTGCTCCTAAGCGTTAGAGTCAGAATTCAGATCCAGGACTGTCTGATCCTTTTGCGTTACACGATCAATTTGCTTCACTTTGTTAAGGGAAGCCTTAAAGAAATTTTCCGTGGCTGAAAGGGCCCAGGAAAGAACAATAGCCTAGCACTGAGGAATTCACTCAGAAGAGATCTCCTAAGGGAAGAAATGGAGAgacagatattttctttaaatgccCTCTCCATTATACATCCGAAGGCTGAAATTAACAAGTGGAATTAACAAGTTACTTGGGGTAACCCTCTAAGGAGTTAGGGCCCCTGAGGCTCAAAGGCACTCCTTCCCACACCCTAACAACAGAGACCAAGAGAATCAGCATTTCTGGAACCACAAAAAGGGTTTTGCTTTTACTTGGCCCACCTGGCCTTTCCACGTGCATCAGCCTCTTCCGTCCCCACACTCCCCCTGAGAAGAGGACCAAGCAGACTTGTCTTCTCATCTAAGAAATGGGCCCTGGCTCAAAGAGGTAGACATTCACTCCCAGAATCTCACCCCTTGAGTGTGGCAAAACCAGAGCTGGGTATAGGTTTTCTTTTGTCTGCCTTTTactgtagaaaatttggaaaacaccAAAAAgcactagaaagaaaataaaaatcatccgcAATCCCACTATCAAGAAATCACCACAATTAATAATCTTGATGTATTTCCTTTCAGACTTTCAACTTCTTTTACAAAAGTGAGACCGCACTCTATGTACATATTCTTTGTAACTTTCTTGTTCCACGCTTTGTTTTGATGTCACCGCCCTCATCCCTTGAGCTTGGCTCACAGGGAACAGATGGCTGATTGTTTCTTCACCATTTCCTCCCAGGATTGGTTCCCGTGAATGACAGCGTCTATGCTGTGGTCAGGAAAGCCCTGGACAAGAACGGTGACTCAATGGGCCTCTGGCAAACAGCGGATGAAAATTGCTACAGCAACTCCACGTTGTACGTGAAAGATCAATACATGGCAGTCTTAGAGGCGCAGTGGCAAGCTCCTAAATCTGAGAACATAACTGAAGTGGAGATACAGTAAGAACCTAGCTTGCTTTGCTTTGGGGTTTAATTTTCATATTGGGTTTATGCAGTTTTACACTAAGCAAGGAGGACTTAAAATACAATCCAGATGTGATGTGTAGTACTCAGCAGCCGCACTTCATTACCGTCTCACAATGCTCTACCATACCTTCCATCTATAGGAGCTtgcagacacacacattcacacacacattcacacacac from Rhinopithecus roxellana isolate Shanxi Qingling chromosome 15, ASM756505v1, whole genome shotgun sequence includes:
- the PLET1 gene encoding LOW QUALITY PROTEIN: placenta-expressed transcript 1 protein (The sequence of the model RefSeq protein was modified relative to this genomic sequence to represent the inferred CDS: inserted 1 base in 1 codon; substituted 2 bases at 2 genomic stop codons) encodes the protein MAVLHAMLLXPLKMFLCLSLQLSSATFIRYSNTCFTFDEXYTITLDIKASSHIYESNAVYSGLVPVNDSVYAVVRKALDKNGDSMGLWQTADENCYSNSTLYVKDQYMAVLEAQWQAPKSENITEVEIQAFTVQIRALTILSTLKLTEKVSTLTLAVKIPQSSALKPFFLITPKSIRLESLANRVFSSPITDAIYILLXFLTSTLLF